From the Lolium rigidum isolate FL_2022 chromosome 2, APGP_CSIRO_Lrig_0.1, whole genome shotgun sequence genome, one window contains:
- the LOC124691619 gene encoding sialyltransferase-like protein 4 gives MRVLPLALAAAILSGVSAILIYLSGLSSYGGARLSEADLAALAALQGGFSKCVDANGLGLQAIAGEDYCRIVIQYPSDTDSKWKDPKTGESEGLAFEFNLCEAVASWEQVRNSTTVLTKEYIDALPNGWEEYAWRRINKGVLLNKCRNRTLCMEKLSLVLPETSPYVPQQFGRCAVVGNSGDLLKTRFGDEIDSYDVVIRENGAPVQNYTEYVGTKSTFRLLNRGSAKALDKVVELDEAKKEALIVKTTIHDAMNQMIRDLPITNPVYLMLGTSFGSSAKGTGLKALEFALSICDSVDMYGFTVDPGYKEWTRYFSESRKGHTPLHGRAYYQMMECLGLVKIHSPMRGDPGRVVKWLPTKDTIEAARVASEKLLRRPGAGSDAPLSSCTMIKKRKKGKVPNRSGLRDAAMSHLGYMKGTTRYPLERNAGGGYLCMINDR, from the exons ATGCGGGTGCTCCCGctggccctcgccgccgccatcctcTCCGGCGTCAGCGCCATCCTCATCTACCTCTCCGGCCTCTCCTCAT ATGGCGGCGCGAGGCTCTCCGAGGCGGACTTGGCGGCGCTCGCCGCGCTGCAGGGAGGGTTCAGCAAGTGCGTG GATGCGAATGGTCTAGGACTGCAAGCCATTGCCGGAGAGGATTACTGCCGGATCGTAATACAGTACCCAAGTGACACAGATTCCAAGTGG AAAGACCCCAAAACTGGAGAGTCTGAAGGGCTGGCATTTGAGTTCAATCTCTGCGAAGCTGTGGCCTCATGGGAGCAG GTTCGCAACAGTACCACAGTACTTACAAAAGAGTACATTGATGCGTTGCCAAATGGCTGGGAGGAGTATGCATGGCGCAGGATCAACAAAGGAGTCCTTCT GAATAAGTGCAGAAACAGAACGCTTTGCATGGAGAAACTTTCATTGGTTCTCCCTGAGACATCTCCATATGTACCTCAGCAATTTGGGAGATGTGCTGTTGTCGGAAACTCCGGGGACCTTCTAAAAACTAGATTTGGGGATGAGATTGATTCTTATGATGTTGTCATTAGAGAAAATGGTGCACCCGTCCAG AACTACACGGAATACGTTGGTACAAAGAGTACATTTCGCCTTCTTAATAGAGGATCTGCAAAGGCACTGGATAAAGTTGTTGAATTAGATG AAGCAAAAAAGGAGGCATTGATCGTTAAGACAACAATACATGATGCCATGAACCAGATGATTCGG GATCTTCCAATAACCAATCCGGTATACCTCATGCTAGGAACATCATTTGGTTCATCTGCTAAAGGCACTGGGCTTAAAGCTCTTGAGTTTGCTCTCTCCATCTGTGACAGTGTCGACATGTATGGTTTCACAGTAGACCCAGGCTACAAGGAATG GACGAGATACTTTTCAGAGTCCAGAAAGGGACACACTCCGCTGCATGGCAGAGCATATTATCAAATGATGGAATGTCTTGGT CTTGTAAAAATTCACTCACCAATGCGAGGTGATCCTGGGAGGGTTGTAAAGTGGCTACCTACCAAGGACACCATTGAAGCTGCTAGAGTTGCCTCAGAGAAGTTGTTGAG GAGACCTGGGGCTGGAAGCGATGCCCCGCTGAGCAGTTGCACTATGATAAAGAAGCGCAAGAAAGGAAAGGTGCCAAACAGATCTGGACTCCGAGATGCTGCCATGAGTCACCTTGGGTACATGAAGGGTACCACCAGGTATCCCCTGGAACGCAATGCCGGGGGTGGTTACCTGTGCATGATCAATGACAGATAG
- the LOC124691618 gene encoding death-inducer obliterator 1-like, with protein sequence MELSKQGQEPMSASMGSQALPSSNIQSTQPEYPAVFYPPLSAGWSPQPMFPMGASVPVSSYYIVPMSQQAVQAGASRPETSHPLGAQVQSMSRVSLRPPQQVLNVQTSLPVMMGSQLSPSVAGKKLQQTAASPKVQMVKSALSAKRPAQKELSPKVQPQQFESVRSKFRESLSAALMTDSDQQDKKQAAENLQSDGSADQKKKVEGDEVQDLVSTTSKDASTTNSEAGNADGEKDEIEKLGSGLVSDVITITNDDMQQQLNHLSSEGEALGQSMVVADELLQGHGLSWVSDFDIGISEPMAQPNLKRDRTCDIESGVTESESKRMKSADEAAADKGSIIQKAERLAFRIEEELFKLFGGVNKKYKERGRSLLFNLKDKGNPELRLRVISGDIPPERLCSMTAEELASKELSEWRLAKAEEHEKMVVLPNTEVDIKRLVRKTHKGEFQVEIEEPDGISVEVELGGNVLSHVPSKPVEDETKTNDETSMGDKAGVEGKDKGSDGMSQDEDGGSGDNDSSGNVDYIENEKADLIDELMVDDLKDAENLPPIPSLDEFMLGLDSEPPFENLSVGTPQKDLSDSDEPSSTLESKKLPETEDKLPAEKKTESESDGPSLQVKSESKPESPKHEVGSNLVPDVPPDEQLIKSSPDRVESKEPAAANISNPVSTKNHVTTTVPMIRESIWEGAIQLTLSSLTNVVAIFKSGEKPSGKEWRSLIEIKGRVKLSAFQEFLEQLPKSRSRAIMVTELLWKEGSLESGRQHLSQTIDSYIADERVGLAEPADGLELYLCPPQGKTVEILSRHLPKEHLDGLVVAATSIIGIVVWRRPNVPRIPSHQRHEGSKRQSILGTPQVTGSTSVRRSSALQNSYGAPPGFPNQRHKPEPEEDVTDDVPPGFGPGVVARRDEDDLPEFNFVNSSNPAANVTTHAFKGRQHVPARPVEHIRELVQKYGKRSSIESRRWDDDDDDDIPEWNPIQQSRLTQTQQPLPPPPPLPPMQQIHPYQQQQYNHPNAMQPLQQQVPSNNPLLSQAYLQQLQQQQQLQPSQTWQQQPNAWWPAQAQGVAAGSPAPVPQYVVAVPNSNSAQGAQGYSAANLGGMPWRPR encoded by the exons ATGGAGCTATCAAAGCAAGGCCAGGAACCCATGTCCGCTAGCATGGGGTCTCAAGCACTACCCTCCTCAAACATCCAGTCTACCCAGCCTGAGTATCCCGCTGTTTTCTATCCACCCCTCTCCGCTGGCTGGAGTCCGCAGCCAATGTTCCCGATGGGGGCTTCGGTGCCAGTCAGTTCATACTATATTGTCCCTATGAGCCAGCAGGCTGTCCAAGCTGGCGCTTCCAGGCCGGAGACGTCGCATCCTTTGGGGGCGCAAGTGCAGTCTATGAGCAGAGTATCCTTGAGGCCGCCTCAGCAGGTGCTGAATGTTCAAACGTCTCTGCCAGTGATGATGGGGTCGCAGCTGTCGCCATCTGTTGCAGGGAAGAAACTCCAGCAGACTGCTGCTTCTCCAAAGGTTCAGATGGTGAAATCTGCGTTGTCGGCCAAGCGTCCTGCGCAGAAAGAGCTGTCGCCAAAGGTTCAGCCTCAGCAGTTTGAATCTGTGAGATCGAAGTTCAGGGAGTCGCTTTCTGCTGCGTTGATGACGGATTCTGACCAGCAGGATAAGAAACAAGCCGCTGAAAACCTGCAGTCTGATGGGTCAGCGGACCAAAAGAAGAAGGTGGAGGGAGATGAAGTGCAGGACCTAGTGTCGACCACGTCTAAAGATGCGAGTACAACCAATTCAGAGGCAGGCAATGCTGATGGTGAGAAAGATGAGATTGAGAAGTTGGGCAGTGGATTAGTGTCGGACGTGATCACAATCACAAATGATGATATGCAGCAACAACTGAACCATCTTTCTTCGGAAGGTGAAGCATTAGGTCAAAGTATGGTTGTCGCAGATGAACTCTTGCAAGGTCATGGCCTTTCTTGGGTTTCTGATTTTGACATTGGGATCTCTGAGCCTATGGCACAACCTAATTTAAAAAGGGACAGAACTTGTGATATCGAGTCTGGGGTCACGGAGTCTGAATCAAAAAGAATGAAGTCGGCTGATGAGGCAGCAGCAGATAAGGGTAGCATTATCCAGAAGGCTGAAAGATTGGCATTTAGAATCGAAGAGGAGCTCTTCAAACTGTTTGGTGGAGTGAACAAAAAGTACAAGGAGAGAGGTAGATCTCTTCTGTTTAATCTAAAAGATAAAGGCAACCCTGAGTTAAGGTTGAGGGTCATATCTGGAGATATTCCACCTGAACGCCTTTGTTCAATGACTGCGGAGGAACTTGCTTCCAAagagctctcggagtggcggttggCTAAAGCTGAAGAACATGAAAAAATGGTTGTCCTTCCTAACACTGAGGTTGATATAAAACGTTTAGTGAGGAAAACACACAAAGGAGAGTTCCAAGTTGAAATAGAAGAACCAGATGGTATTTCAGTGGAGGTTGAGCTTGGAGGTAATGTTCTATCTCATGTTCCATCAAAACCTGTCGAAGATGAGACAAAAACTAATGATGAAACAAGTATGGGTGATAAAGCTGGTGTAGAAGGTAAGGACAAGGGTTCTGATGGCATGTCACAAGATGAGGATGGTGGGTCAGGTGACAACGATTCATCGGGCAACGTGGACTATATTGAAAATGAGAAAGCAGATCTTATTGATGAACTTATGGTGGATGACTTAAAAGATGCAGAGAATCTTCCACCGATTCCTTCGTTAGATGAATTCATGCTGGGCTTAGATTCCGAGCCACCTTTCGAAAATTTATCAGTTGGGACACCGCAAAAAGATCTCAGTGATTCTGATGAACCTAGTTCCACTTTGGAATCTAAGAAACTTCCTGAGACAGAAGACAAGCTCCCTGCAGAAAAGAAAACTGAATCTGAATCTGATGGGCCATCTTTACAGGTTAAATCTGAGTCCAAGCCAGAATCACCCAAACATGAGGTTGGCTCAAATTTGGTTCCTGATGTGCCACCTGATGAACAGCTAATCAAATCCTCTCCTGATAGAGTTGAATCCAAAGAACCAGCTGCTGCTAATATCTCGAATCCTGTTTCGACTAAGAACCATGTGACAACTACTGTTCCTATGATTCGTGAGAGTATATGGGAGGGTGCAATTCAACTGACTCTATCGTCACTCACTAATGTTGTTGCCATTTTCAAAAG TGGTGAAAAGCCATCTGGGAAAGAATGGCGTAGCTTGATTGAGATCAAGGGGAGAGTTAAACTTAGTGCTTTTCAGGAATTTCTCGAACAACTTCCCAAATCTAGGAGCCGTGCTATAATG GTAACCGAGCTGTTGTGGAAGGAGGGTTCTCTGGAGAGTGGTCGCCAacatctttcacag ACAATTGATTCATATATTGCAGATGAGAGGGTGGGATTAGCTGAGCCTGCAGATGGACTAGAGCTGTACCTGTGCCCTCCTCAAGGAAAAACCGTGGAGATTCTCTCCCGGCACTTGCCAAAGGAGCACTTGGATGGCCTTGTTGTGGCAGCAACTTCGATCATCGGAATCGTTGTCTGGCGGAGGCCCAACGTTCCCAGGATCCCTTCCCACCAAAGGCATGAGGGTTCCAAGAGGCAGTCAATCCTTGGTACTCCACAGGTTACTGGTTCTACTTCGGTCCGTCGGTCCTCCGCGCTCCAGAACTCCTACGGTGCACCACCAGGTTTCCCCAATCAGCGCCACAAGCCCGAGCCCGAGGAGGATGTAACTGATGATGTGCCCCCGGGCTTTGGACCTGGTGTTGTTGCCCGTAGGGACGAAGACGATCTCCCCGAATTTAATTTTGTTAACTCGTCAAACCCCGCTGCTAATGTAACAACACACGCCTTCAAGGGCCGACAGCATGTACCCGCTCGTCCAGTAGAGCATATCAGGGAGTTGGTTCAGAAGTATGGTAAAAGATCGTCTATTGAATCGCGTCGCTgggatgacgacgatgacgatgatatACCAGAATGGAACCCTATCCAGCAAAGTAGACTCACCCAAACGCAGCAAccacttcctccaccaccaccgctgccACCCATGCAGCAAATCCATCCCTACCAGCAACAGCAGTACAACCACCCAAATGCAATGCAGCCTCTTCAGCAGCAAGTGCCCAGCAATAACCCCCTCCTTTCCCAGGCTTACCtccagcaacttcagcagcagcagcagcttcaGCCTTCGCAAACTTGGCAGCAGCAGCCAAATGCCTGGTGGCCGGCGCAGGCGCAGGGTGTCGCCGCCGGCTCCCCTGCTCCAGTACCCCAGTATGTTGTAGCAGTGCCTAACAGTAACAGCGCCCAAGGTGCCCAGGGTTACAGCGCTGCAAATTTAGGTGGCATGCCCTGGAGACCGAGATAG
- the LOC124689556 gene encoding putative F-box protein At3g16210: MLPSAAAVLEDGDLASEILLRLPPQPSSLPRASAVCKSLRSVASDPGFSRRFRIHHRRNRPLLGFFMGDGDELRFEPTLDPPNRVPQCRFQFPIDASDCSFELLGCRHGFLLMLRTFQGTVQLLVWDPFNGHEHPLAIPPVFSEKTFHGAVLRAAPGVGDTDHFQVVLERTDVQQGVVACVYSSETGEWGNLIATPVPSGGVIHPSKPAVLVGGSLYMLLMRLGGSSRIVEFDVGRQSLAVIPLPASLDSEHSRFYSVMRADGGGLGMVSLSASGGSAQLWKRKTSCEGVDSWMLARTFELDKLIIPDLKSKFFLQITGLAEENNVVLLSSGVGVFMVQLDSLQSKRLPLANLHHWHPFESVYAAGI, encoded by the exons ATGttgccgtcggcggcggcggtgctggaaGACGGCGACCTGGCCtccgagatcctcctccgcctcccaccGCAGCCGTCGTCCCTCCCCCGCGCCTCCGCCGTCTGCAAAAGCTTGCGCAGCGTCGCCTCCGACCCAGGCTTCTCCCGCCGCTTCCGCATCCACCACCGTCGCAACCGTCCCCTCCTCGGTTTCTTCATGGGAGATGGCGACGAGCTCCGTTTCGAGCCCACTCTGGATCCCCCCAATCGTGTCCCGCAATGCCGCTTCCAGTTTCCGATCGATGCCAGCGACTGCAGCTTCGAGTTGCTCGGATGCCGCCATGGCTTCCTACTCATGCTCCGCACATTTCAGGGGACCGTCCAGCTCCTGGTGTGGGACCCTTTCAATGGCCACGAGCACCCCTTAGCTATTCCCCCGGTGTTCAGTGAGAAGACTTTCCATGGAGCGGTGCTTCGCGCTGCCCCCGGTGTCGGAGACACAGACCACTTTCAGGTGGTCTTGGAAAGAACTGACGTGCAACAAGGAGTGGTCGCCTGTGTTTACTCGTCGGAGACCGGCGAATGGGGTAATCTCATCGCAACACCGGTTCCATCTGGGGGCGTGATTCATCCTAGCAAGCCTGCTGTGCTCGTCGGGGGTTCCCTTTACATGTTGCTGATGAGGCTTGGGGGGTCTTCAAGGATCGTCGAGTTCGATGTTGGCAGGCAGAGTCTAGCAGTGATACCTCTGCCTGCCAGCTTGGATTCCGAGCACAGTCGCTTCTACTCAGTTATGCGAGCAGATGGTGGTGGGCttggtatggtctctctgtcagcGTCAGGTGGCAGCGCCCAGTTATGGAAGAGGAAGACCAGTTGTGAAGGTGTTGATTCGTGGATGCTGGCAAGAACTTTTGAACTAGACAAGCTAATCATCCCTGATTTAAAGAGCAAATTCTTCCTACAAATTACTGGGTTAGCGGAGGAAAACAATGTGGTGTTGTTGTCGTCCGGTGTCGGTGTCTTCATGGTTCAGCTTGACTCACTGCAGTCCAAGAGACTTCCCCTAGCCAACTTGCATCATTGGCATCCATTTGAAAGTGTCTATGCTGCAG GTATCTAG